A genomic window from Vitis riparia cultivar Riparia Gloire de Montpellier isolate 1030 chromosome 18, EGFV_Vit.rip_1.0, whole genome shotgun sequence includes:
- the LOC117906337 gene encoding L10-interacting MYB domain-containing protein-like isoform X1 — protein sequence MFGFNLTHKMDYQMVEDQSNFYQSRAKWTANSTKIFANLLVEQIQEGNRPNNVFNKKAWKHIREEFNKQTGLKFDRQQLKNHLDVLRKRYNYVKVLLDQNEFSWDVSQCMVIAEDAVWKKYIEAHPEAEAIRKKGCPIYEQLCTIFSDSEADGNCALSNSGEMMHQMDEDQSRAKWSTSLEKIFVELMLEQVLQGNRSNNSFSKKAWNYICDEFNRQTGLNFHKQQLKNRHGVLRRLYNSLKLLLDQDGFSWDESRGMAIAEDEVWAKYIEEHPEVESIRFKGCLVYEQLHRIFSDLESDGKSAFAATTQVDDLPSQDQSKLDQSRAKWMPSLDKIFVDLLVRKNQQNCVSNKKAWKGIREEFNKQTGLNFEEQQLRNHQSVLRRWYNNINSLLYQAGFSWDESKHMVMADGKTWENHIKAYPECETIRNKECPIFKQLCILFSGSEAEGRYVQSGHDFELDHEIVTENAPEAASMSAEPVADEASSQPGDDMNIPDGWNKRRITTLNQCFPRRTHTEASHNVEDAVLETACRRKKRASMLSQRSDQFSISSCIKVLNEMEGVEEDLYLAALDLFQDPDRRETFISIRSDIRMPWLKGKCSSMS from the exons ATGTTTGGCTTCAACTTGACCCACAAG ATGGATTATCAAATGGTAGAGGATCAATCCAATTTCTATCAATCAAGGGCAAAATGGACTGCTAATTCTACAAAGATATTTGCAAATTTGCTGGTTGAACAAATTCAAGAAGGGAATAGACCCAACAATGTTTTTAACAAGAAAGCATGGAAGCATATACGAGAAGAATTTAACAAACAGACTGGCTTAAAATTTGACAGGCAACAGTTGAAGAACCACCTTGATGTGTTGAGGAAGAGATACAATTATGTGAAGGTGCTTCTTGACCAAAATGAATTTAGTTGGGATGTTTCTCAATGCATGGTAATAGCTGAGGATGCTGTATGGAAAAAATACATTGAG GCCCATCCTGAGGCTGAAGCCATCAGAAAGAAGGGATGTCCTATTTATGAACAGCTATGCACCATATTTTCGGATTCTGAAGCTGATGGAAATTGTGCTCTATCTAATTCAGGAGAAATGATGCATCAG ATGGATGAAGATCAATCTAGGGCGAAGTGGAGTACATCACTTGAGAAGATATTTGTGGAATTGATGCTCGAGCAAGTTCTACAGGGGAATAGATCAAACAATTCTTTTAGTAAGAAAGCATGGAATTATATATGTGATGAATTTAATAGACAAACAGGGTTAAATTTTCATAAGCAGCAACTGAAGAACCGCCATGGTGTTTTGAGGAGACTGTACAATAGTCTGAAGTTACTCCTTGATCAGGATGGCTTTAGCTGGGATGAGTCCCGGGGTATGGCAATTGCTGAGGATGAAGTGTGGGCAAAATATATTGAG GAGCATCCTGAAGTTGAGTCAATAAGATTCAAAGGTTGTCTAGTGTATGAACAGTTACACAGAATATTCTCAGACCTAGAAAGTGATGGAAAATCTGCTTTTGCTGCTACTACCCAG GTGGATGATCTACCTAGTCAAGATCAATCAAAGCTCGATCAGTCTCGGGCAAAGTGGATGCCATCCTTGGATAAGATATTTGTAGACTTGTTGGTTCGGAAGAATCAACAAAATTGTGTTTCTAACAAGAAAGCATGGAAGGGCATACGGGAAGAATTCAATAAGCAGACAGGTTTAAATTTTGAAGAGCAACAATTGAGGAACCATCAAAGTGTTCTTAGGAGGTGGTACAATAATATAAATTCCCTTCTTTATCAAGCTGGCTTCAGTTGGGATGAATCCAAGCACATGGTAATGGCTGATGGGAAAACATGGGAAAATCACATCAAG GCATATCCTGAGTGTGAAACAATCAGAAACAAGGAATGCCCAATTTTCAAACAGCTATGCATCCTGTTCTCAGGGTCCGAAGCTGAAGGCAGATATGTTCAATCAGGTCATGACTTTGAGTTGGATCATGAAATAGTTACAGAAAATGCTCCCGAAGCTGCCAGCATGTCTGCTGAACCAGTAGCAGACGAGGCATCCTCACAACCGGGAGATGACATGAACATACCAGATGGATGGAATAAGCGCAGGATTACAACATTAAATCAATGTTTCCCGAGGAGAACCCATACAGAAGCCAGTCACAATGTTGAAGATGCAGTGTTAGAGACAGCTTGCAGGAGGAAAAAGAGGGCATCAATGCTGTCACAGAGAAGTGACCAGTTTTCAATATCCAGTTGCATTAAAGTATTGAACGAGATGGAAGGAGTTGAGGAGGATCTCTATTTGGCCGCATTGGATTTGTTTCAGGACCCTGACCGAAGGGAAACATTCATATCCATTAGAAGTGATATCAGAATGCCATGGCTGAAGGGAAAGTGTAGTTCTATGTCATAG
- the LOC117906337 gene encoding L10-interacting MYB domain-containing protein-like isoform X2 gives MDYQMVEDQSNFYQSRAKWTANSTKIFANLLVEQIQEGNRPNNVFNKKAWKHIREEFNKQTGLKFDRQQLKNHLDVLRKRYNYVKVLLDQNEFSWDVSQCMVIAEDAVWKKYIEAHPEAEAIRKKGCPIYEQLCTIFSDSEADGNCALSNSGEMMHQMDEDQSRAKWSTSLEKIFVELMLEQVLQGNRSNNSFSKKAWNYICDEFNRQTGLNFHKQQLKNRHGVLRRLYNSLKLLLDQDGFSWDESRGMAIAEDEVWAKYIEEHPEVESIRFKGCLVYEQLHRIFSDLESDGKSAFAATTQVDDLPSQDQSKLDQSRAKWMPSLDKIFVDLLVRKNQQNCVSNKKAWKGIREEFNKQTGLNFEEQQLRNHQSVLRRWYNNINSLLYQAGFSWDESKHMVMADGKTWENHIKAYPECETIRNKECPIFKQLCILFSGSEAEGRYVQSGHDFELDHEIVTENAPEAASMSAEPVADEASSQPGDDMNIPDGWNKRRITTLNQCFPRRTHTEASHNVEDAVLETACRRKKRASMLSQRSDQFSISSCIKVLNEMEGVEEDLYLAALDLFQDPDRRETFISIRSDIRMPWLKGKCSSMS, from the exons ATGGATTATCAAATGGTAGAGGATCAATCCAATTTCTATCAATCAAGGGCAAAATGGACTGCTAATTCTACAAAGATATTTGCAAATTTGCTGGTTGAACAAATTCAAGAAGGGAATAGACCCAACAATGTTTTTAACAAGAAAGCATGGAAGCATATACGAGAAGAATTTAACAAACAGACTGGCTTAAAATTTGACAGGCAACAGTTGAAGAACCACCTTGATGTGTTGAGGAAGAGATACAATTATGTGAAGGTGCTTCTTGACCAAAATGAATTTAGTTGGGATGTTTCTCAATGCATGGTAATAGCTGAGGATGCTGTATGGAAAAAATACATTGAG GCCCATCCTGAGGCTGAAGCCATCAGAAAGAAGGGATGTCCTATTTATGAACAGCTATGCACCATATTTTCGGATTCTGAAGCTGATGGAAATTGTGCTCTATCTAATTCAGGAGAAATGATGCATCAG ATGGATGAAGATCAATCTAGGGCGAAGTGGAGTACATCACTTGAGAAGATATTTGTGGAATTGATGCTCGAGCAAGTTCTACAGGGGAATAGATCAAACAATTCTTTTAGTAAGAAAGCATGGAATTATATATGTGATGAATTTAATAGACAAACAGGGTTAAATTTTCATAAGCAGCAACTGAAGAACCGCCATGGTGTTTTGAGGAGACTGTACAATAGTCTGAAGTTACTCCTTGATCAGGATGGCTTTAGCTGGGATGAGTCCCGGGGTATGGCAATTGCTGAGGATGAAGTGTGGGCAAAATATATTGAG GAGCATCCTGAAGTTGAGTCAATAAGATTCAAAGGTTGTCTAGTGTATGAACAGTTACACAGAATATTCTCAGACCTAGAAAGTGATGGAAAATCTGCTTTTGCTGCTACTACCCAG GTGGATGATCTACCTAGTCAAGATCAATCAAAGCTCGATCAGTCTCGGGCAAAGTGGATGCCATCCTTGGATAAGATATTTGTAGACTTGTTGGTTCGGAAGAATCAACAAAATTGTGTTTCTAACAAGAAAGCATGGAAGGGCATACGGGAAGAATTCAATAAGCAGACAGGTTTAAATTTTGAAGAGCAACAATTGAGGAACCATCAAAGTGTTCTTAGGAGGTGGTACAATAATATAAATTCCCTTCTTTATCAAGCTGGCTTCAGTTGGGATGAATCCAAGCACATGGTAATGGCTGATGGGAAAACATGGGAAAATCACATCAAG GCATATCCTGAGTGTGAAACAATCAGAAACAAGGAATGCCCAATTTTCAAACAGCTATGCATCCTGTTCTCAGGGTCCGAAGCTGAAGGCAGATATGTTCAATCAGGTCATGACTTTGAGTTGGATCATGAAATAGTTACAGAAAATGCTCCCGAAGCTGCCAGCATGTCTGCTGAACCAGTAGCAGACGAGGCATCCTCACAACCGGGAGATGACATGAACATACCAGATGGATGGAATAAGCGCAGGATTACAACATTAAATCAATGTTTCCCGAGGAGAACCCATACAGAAGCCAGTCACAATGTTGAAGATGCAGTGTTAGAGACAGCTTGCAGGAGGAAAAAGAGGGCATCAATGCTGTCACAGAGAAGTGACCAGTTTTCAATATCCAGTTGCATTAAAGTATTGAACGAGATGGAAGGAGTTGAGGAGGATCTCTATTTGGCCGCATTGGATTTGTTTCAGGACCCTGACCGAAGGGAAACATTCATATCCATTAGAAGTGATATCAGAATGCCATGGCTGAAGGGAAAGTGTAGTTCTATGTCATAG
- the LOC117906337 gene encoding L10-interacting MYB domain-containing protein-like isoform X3 — protein sequence MVIAEDAVWKKYIEAHPEAEAIRKKGCPIYEQLCTIFSDSEADGNCALSNSGEMMHQMDEDQSRAKWSTSLEKIFVELMLEQVLQGNRSNNSFSKKAWNYICDEFNRQTGLNFHKQQLKNRHGVLRRLYNSLKLLLDQDGFSWDESRGMAIAEDEVWAKYIEEHPEVESIRFKGCLVYEQLHRIFSDLESDGKSAFAATTQVDDLPSQDQSKLDQSRAKWMPSLDKIFVDLLVRKNQQNCVSNKKAWKGIREEFNKQTGLNFEEQQLRNHQSVLRRWYNNINSLLYQAGFSWDESKHMVMADGKTWENHIKAYPECETIRNKECPIFKQLCILFSGSEAEGRYVQSGHDFELDHEIVTENAPEAASMSAEPVADEASSQPGDDMNIPDGWNKRRITTLNQCFPRRTHTEASHNVEDAVLETACRRKKRASMLSQRSDQFSISSCIKVLNEMEGVEEDLYLAALDLFQDPDRRETFISIRSDIRMPWLKGKCSSMS from the exons ATGGTAATAGCTGAGGATGCTGTATGGAAAAAATACATTGAG GCCCATCCTGAGGCTGAAGCCATCAGAAAGAAGGGATGTCCTATTTATGAACAGCTATGCACCATATTTTCGGATTCTGAAGCTGATGGAAATTGTGCTCTATCTAATTCAGGAGAAATGATGCATCAG ATGGATGAAGATCAATCTAGGGCGAAGTGGAGTACATCACTTGAGAAGATATTTGTGGAATTGATGCTCGAGCAAGTTCTACAGGGGAATAGATCAAACAATTCTTTTAGTAAGAAAGCATGGAATTATATATGTGATGAATTTAATAGACAAACAGGGTTAAATTTTCATAAGCAGCAACTGAAGAACCGCCATGGTGTTTTGAGGAGACTGTACAATAGTCTGAAGTTACTCCTTGATCAGGATGGCTTTAGCTGGGATGAGTCCCGGGGTATGGCAATTGCTGAGGATGAAGTGTGGGCAAAATATATTGAG GAGCATCCTGAAGTTGAGTCAATAAGATTCAAAGGTTGTCTAGTGTATGAACAGTTACACAGAATATTCTCAGACCTAGAAAGTGATGGAAAATCTGCTTTTGCTGCTACTACCCAG GTGGATGATCTACCTAGTCAAGATCAATCAAAGCTCGATCAGTCTCGGGCAAAGTGGATGCCATCCTTGGATAAGATATTTGTAGACTTGTTGGTTCGGAAGAATCAACAAAATTGTGTTTCTAACAAGAAAGCATGGAAGGGCATACGGGAAGAATTCAATAAGCAGACAGGTTTAAATTTTGAAGAGCAACAATTGAGGAACCATCAAAGTGTTCTTAGGAGGTGGTACAATAATATAAATTCCCTTCTTTATCAAGCTGGCTTCAGTTGGGATGAATCCAAGCACATGGTAATGGCTGATGGGAAAACATGGGAAAATCACATCAAG GCATATCCTGAGTGTGAAACAATCAGAAACAAGGAATGCCCAATTTTCAAACAGCTATGCATCCTGTTCTCAGGGTCCGAAGCTGAAGGCAGATATGTTCAATCAGGTCATGACTTTGAGTTGGATCATGAAATAGTTACAGAAAATGCTCCCGAAGCTGCCAGCATGTCTGCTGAACCAGTAGCAGACGAGGCATCCTCACAACCGGGAGATGACATGAACATACCAGATGGATGGAATAAGCGCAGGATTACAACATTAAATCAATGTTTCCCGAGGAGAACCCATACAGAAGCCAGTCACAATGTTGAAGATGCAGTGTTAGAGACAGCTTGCAGGAGGAAAAAGAGGGCATCAATGCTGTCACAGAGAAGTGACCAGTTTTCAATATCCAGTTGCATTAAAGTATTGAACGAGATGGAAGGAGTTGAGGAGGATCTCTATTTGGCCGCATTGGATTTGTTTCAGGACCCTGACCGAAGGGAAACATTCATATCCATTAGAAGTGATATCAGAATGCCATGGCTGAAGGGAAAGTGTAGTTCTATGTCATAG